ctaataattattattattagtaaCAAAAGAAAtttcatgtcttagatcttgtgGTGTTAAATATCAAATGTACCTGTTGAGCCGATAAGCCTAAACGCCTCGTTCTCACACCAATCTCTGAAGTCCATAGCCTCTGGGGAAAAAAATAGAAGCAAAACGGAGAGAATGAGATGCTACACGAAAATAAACATTAAAAGATGACACTGCATTTCTTTTTAACAAAATAATTGCTGTGTCAACTAGAGATAGTTATTGTTGGACACGCGGTGGGTACTGCAGTCGTTCAACTCAAATTCACTTTCAAGCCCAACTATTTTAAAAACTCCTTTATCCTTTGATAATTCCTCTCCTGGATTCAGtcctctttccagaaatacaaaGGACCAAAAATGCAACTGAATTGAGTACTTTTAGGATTGCTGCTTCGAACACCGAAACTCCTACCCATTCATATGCTGCATTCAAGATTTAACAAGAAAAACCAACAAAACATGCAAAACGTGAAAATGCAAGCACTAGCCATACCCGAATGCTTGGCATCCCTCCTCTCTTTCAGTGAGGACTGGGCAGCTGGGGAGGATGAAAGAGTATAATCAACAGGCTTGTTGCCTGTGGACTTCTGCCGACTTGCCAGTCCTCCTTGGGTACCCTTCACTGTGCTGCTTTTGGATCCCCAATTGCTTGTGTTTACAGCTGGAAAATCAGACCTGCATAGAAGACAAGTACTTGATTTAAATCCTGTGGATAAATTAAAGTGCAAGACGTAGAAAACCAAAGATTCAGTTTCACAATGTTCCTTCTCATGCAGTTCAGGTGTTATTCTTTTCATTATACTTCTTCGGGAACTTCTTGGGAGTACTAAAACCACATTGCGCGAGATGCTACTAGGCTAATGCAGCCATGGTTTACAAGAGCTAAGTTTTCCTGTAGTAATCAACTAGCCTGTATGACCAAACAATCCATATGCATTATTCGCTTCACTTTCCCCTTTCATAACCCAATTATCTGACTGCTATATTTGTTTCTCAAAGGACATCGCTAATTTGCTATAACTACTGCATTTAAACTGTACGAACCCAAAACACAAAACACAAAAAAATACTTACACAAATACCTAAAGCATTGCTGACTTAGGCTGCCGAGATAATCATCTCGGGCTCATAAATTGAAGTACGGACCCAATAAGAATGATAGCAAGTATATGAAGATTATTGAACAGTAGATATAGAATCATCAATGGTTGTCTTTGTCAAAAAAATCACTAGATGCAACAATTAATGTAGTCAACGAACGAGCATTTCTAGTTGAGAAGGTTCTAACAATTCAAAAGTGCAAACTAGTAATTAATTAGTGTGATGTGGATTatgaaattaaaaaataattatggAAATTTAAAATGTAACAGTAACAAAAATAAAGTATGAGGTAAGATTTTGAACGTACTGATTCACTTCTTGTCTTGATTGATCGAGAGGACCCCAGAATAAATCATCATCTGCCATAGATTTTGACTGAGCGTTAGCAGCAGAATTGATGTGGATAGAAGGCGTTGATTTAGATGGGGAAGTTTCGGCAATAGGCCATGAAGCACCACTTCCACGAGTATTCTTGGCTGCTTGGACTTTTTGAGGGGTTGGAACCTGCACCTGATGCTGCTGGACAGAAGGCCCTCTTTTCTCTTGCTCCTTTTGGATGTCCCTTAAGGATGTTGGTTTTGACAGCTTCCCTGGCTCAGTAGACCAAGCTGGAGCAGGTGAAGGGTATGCTGGTTCCCCTTTCCATAAAACAAAATCTCCTAAAGAAGGACCTGATGGGGGTGCAGGTAAAACCTCCTTCTCCTGCTTCACCTGACGAGTGTTCTTTCCTTTCTCCACGGGGCTTGATGcaacatgaacatcaacaacaactgcAGGTGTAGCCTTACCCCCAGTACCCTTACCCTTTGCTGACTTTTTACGACCCTTTTTAGTGTCTTTTGCTTCAATAAAATTGGAATCGTCAACCGATGAATCCACTTGATTGGTCATAACTGGTAATGGAGGCTCTTCAACAACTCTCTCATAGGACTTGGCAAGAACTTCTTCTGCCAATAAATCATGTAACTGgctcttcttgttcttttgaGGTGGAAAACTTCCAGAAGATTTACCTGGCATAAACATCTCATTCCCTGCATCATGATAGTTATCTCTGGTAGGGTTTGGCTCCAAATTAGGTACAACTACACCCCAAGGACTAGAGAAATTTGAATTTATGGAGGAGGATACAGGCTCAGAAGTAGCAATTTCTTTTTGTGTCCTCCACTGTTCCTCTTGTTGAATTTCCAAGAGTGACTTTGGTTTAAAACCAGGTGCGGGTTTCCAAGCTCGTTGAACTGAATGTGTTTCTGCATTTTGCAATGACTCTGAACCACCCCAACCTTCAACAGTTTCTACTTCATTAGGAAACGCGCTTCCAGATTTGATATCCTCTGCCTTCCCCTGAGATTCCCCATGAAGTGCTGCTTCTGCTGCATCACCTGCATACGAATCTAGATTACCACCTTCAGAAAGTTTAGGTTGTTGTTGCGAAGATGCTGCGGATACGCCGCCTTTAGCCTGGTCCGCAGATTGTTGCGCCTTAGAATTCTTTTGCTTTCTGGACTTCTTGTCTGATGTTTTCTTTACCTCACGTACTTCCACACTTTTTTCTTCTCTCGCAGTGTGAGGCTCAACTTGAGATGGCTCAACACCTGCAAAAAGTGAAGAACCTGCGTCGTTCAGTTTTTCATGTGTAACTATTCTATTTAAGACAAACACCAAAGGAAATGCAGAAGCAACATCACCTTCTGGACATGCTGAAGATAAACTTGAAACTGAATCACGACCCTTGGAAATATCTTGTGATATGTGGTCCGGAACTACAGCATCATAGTTATTCGAAACAAGACCGTTCTTCTGCAGAACATGGAGATCATCCAGAGATTTCTCTGTTGCCTCCTGTGAAGGTGTACCATGTGCCACTGCTGGTAAAACATCTTTGTTTTGAATGCGACCAATGTGTTCGGGCTGAGCAGTATCCCAACCATTTCTAGGAATTTGGCCTTCAAAAATATGATGTGGCAGGTTTGATAATGGAGAGACTCCAGAACTGACGCTAAGTCCAACATCATTAGAAATTTGAGGAGGCCTGGTCGAACTGCTACTAGTAAGGCCACCTTGCAAATTCGGAATAGGTGCCTGTGAATTCATCATAAATTCATGCGGGGGACGAAGCACAAGATGATCAAGAGGACCACTCCCTGCTGCTACAGCAGCAGCCTGAATATGCGCATAAGATGGATCACCGAAGTGCTGGTGAGATTGCCGCTCAGAGAGAACCTGTGAAAGCAATTGTTGCTGCCGTAataactgctgctgctgttcctgtttttgttgctgctgcttgagCAGCAAGAGTTTGTCAAGTACTGAAAGCTGTTGGGGAACGGATGCCTGGGAATGCAATTGAAGTTGAGATAATAGGTACTGATCTTGCAACATAGATAACATTTGAGGGTCTTGAGAAAGAACAAAAGACAGCAGGTTCTCCTTGGTTGCAACGCCTGAAGGATGATCTACATTTTGACCAACCATACTAGTTGATGAGGGTAGATTCTGAGGCTGCAGCCTCTGTTGCTGTTGATGTCCATAAGGGGACAGTGGAGGGAAATGCTGATTCTGATGCAAGTCTGTTTTCTCCTGGCGTATGCCACCTTGAACAGGAAAGTTTGACCAACTACTAACTCCATTATTGACAACAGGGGACTTGTCAGCCACGCCTTGCAGCAAAGACATCAAGTCCATATTTTGGGGAATCTGGCGCGGACTGTCAACTGATGGTAAGAGTTTCGCATGTGGAGGAGTTTCAGGGATAATATCTGCATTTGGAACCATGGGAGCAGAATCTCTCCCTGGCCAATAAGAGTGAGGACTTGGAATTGACCTCTGTCGTTCCAATGCCATTTTCTGGGCCAGGAGATAATTGAGATCACGTCCACTATCTACGCCCATTGAAGGCATCCCACCGGAATTATTACCAATATACCCTTGCAAACCTACAATATTACAGTAAAAAGTCTTTAGCAAGATGAGAGTTATTAAGGGATGATCATTTGGAAACATCATCAGAAAAGTAGCAGAAGACTGCAACAGGAGCTGTAAATCATGAGACAGAAAGTTTTACAGCTATGGACAATGTAATATAAACCAGAGAGCACTTATGTGCCTGAAGCAACCAACCTTCAGAAAACTTATCTAGTGAGGAACTGCTTATATTTCCAGACATAAGTGATTCCAAGTATCTATTATCAGCTTCAGTCATGGAACCTTGTCTACTTCTTGGGTCAGTCTTTAGGATGTCAATCTCGCTTGGAGCTGCATGATGCATTCCCATACTACTAAACTTAGACACATTTAATGACTCTGATACGTCActttgtttaggcgcggcaaaaccAGGTGGTGGCCTTGCTTTTGCCCTTAAATGGGGCATCACATCCCCAAGCGATGAGAAGGGTGTATCAGGTGGTGCACCTGCTACACGAACCTCCAAGTCTATGCCAAAAAAACCAGCTTCAAACCACCCAATAAGATCACTGCCGGAGAAAGGACCTTGAATTTGACTTTGTGGGTCTTTGTAAAACAGAGATAGGTCTTCCGGCGAAGTCTGAGGTAAGAACTTTCTGGCTTCCTGCTCCCTATCCAACACCCCGGACGGTTGTCTTCTAATAAGAGGATCACGAGATGTTTCTGAGTGGAACCCCTCAGTACTTCTCCAAATTGGCTCAGCTCTGTAGTATGGCGAAACTGCAGCACTACTCTCCCTTTCAGGATCCCGGTCTTTCTGCGAGCGCGACCAGTCCATATCTGTTCTTGACCTACTCTCATTTGGAAGACCTCTCCACTCATGCAATTGCCCATGTGAGTGCTCGCCATGAGACTGAGATCTCCAAGGAGTAACAGGATGGGCAGAACCTTGTGCACCCACTTCCCTGACGACTCCTGCCTCATCAGCTTTCTTCCGGAGAAAGCCATCTGACCTCACAGCTGCCCAAAGAGAAACTTAAATTAGCAAATCAGGACAAAAAAGTCCGAAAGTTGAAAAGTTTCAAAAATCAGCTTCAGCCTATTGACCAATAAATTCACAAGCCTTGAACGCGTTTATCGTCTACCTTCTGCGACAAATTTGCTATCACGGTGGCTGTGGGGGTTTTGAGATGCTTCAAACTTCATGTCAGAACCATGAGGATGCACGTACTTCTCTTTTGAAGGGCTCCGAGAAAAGAGACCACCTTTAGAATGGTCGGCACTTTCATCCTTATAATCATCAGAGTGAGGTGGCAAATCATCTGCACAATCGATAAACCCTGGTTCAGCAAATAAAACTCTCCAGATTTTCTAACTATATGCATGTACACACTCATTTGGGTACTCAAAAGGTATCACGAAAGGCCATACCAAACTTGTTTCGCCTTGATTGCACCCCATCTGAAGTATTCCTTCCAACAGATCCATCTTTCGAAGTCTGGGGCAGGCCACTACTTACTATGTCTCCTTTGTGAATTCCATCCAGAATAACCTACACAAGCAATACTGCTGTTAGAACACTCCTTCAAGTAAAATAGCATCACAAGATTCTCTGCAAGATAGATTACCGATTCTTCTGGAGTGGGATCAGATAGGGCAAGCGGCTCTAATGGATCTTCCTGTGTCAAAGAAGGAATCTCTGCGAACCCATCTAACGGCTTCTTATGGAATCTCAAATCAGTTGTCCTGAAAAGATCAAGCAATCTTGTCCTACTATATTTTAAAGGAGAAGGATCGCCATGCCCACTTTCACCCCTCTCCAAGACAGAACCTGACGAATAGGACTGAGAAGAAATGCTCTGCAAAGAATTCCCAGCGGACCCACCCCTGCCACGACCAATAGAAAAGGCTGGAGGAGCATTTTCCCCTCGGCTCCTACCATAACCAAATGGGGTCTGTTTGGTTGGAATTTGGGTTAGTGGAAAAGGAGAGTCTCCTTTTCCCCGGCTTTGGGAAGCGGTTGATCGCCACGGCCGGTAGTGATCCCCCTCCCTTTCATCTTTTCCATGAGGAGATAGATAGGGTAATCCTTTGTCGCGAGGGACCTCACCATCTCGACCAACATCGAGCTTCTCACGCCAATTTTCTGATTCCTTCTCATCTGGCCCCCAACGTGTGTTCCATTTGTTCTCACGGCGCTGATCATAGTTGGTATCTCGATTACTCGAATCAGACCAGCGCTCGGATGGGGGTCGGCGTGCTTCTCCAACACTCCTGTTAGAGGAATTGTCCACCCACCGGTCAGTCTTGCGGGGATCCGTAAGCTCTTTGTCCCCCTCCCTCCACCGATCCCTGCGAATAGCAGAACCTGTGTCTCTTTCTTCATCGCGCCAGCGGTCACGACGACCAGATTCCGGATCATGCACTGTTGGTCTGAAAACATCCCTTTTCTTATCTGCCTCAAAAATTTCGTCGCCAGATGATTTTGATATATCTGAACAACCACCATAACCTGGATACGGGCTGAGATGGGAATCCTGTGTAGCACATAtcagaaaaaaatataataacaGTTGGTTACTTCCTTCCAGAAGAACAATAACCATATCAAACCTGCATTCAATATCTGAAAATACCATTACA
This is a stretch of genomic DNA from Papaver somniferum cultivar HN1 chromosome 1, ASM357369v1, whole genome shotgun sequence. It encodes these proteins:
- the LOC113294210 gene encoding uncharacterized protein LOC113294210, encoding MAEPSNVESRDINVSSSLNSFQQISKDMQGSDNPIPLSPQWLLAKPGESKSGMDSHLSPYPGYGGCSDISKSSGDEIFEADKKRDVFRPTVHDPESGRRDRWRDEERDTGSAIRRDRWREGDKELTDPRKTDRWVDNSSNRSVGEARRPPSERWSDSSNRDTNYDQRRENKWNTRWGPDEKESENWREKLDVGRDGEVPRDKGLPYLSPHGKDEREGDHYRPWRSTASQSRGKGDSPFPLTQIPTKQTPFGYGRSRGENAPPAFSIGRGRGGSAGNSLQSISSQSYSSGSVLERGESGHGDPSPLKYSRTRLLDLFRTTDLRFHKKPLDGFAEIPSLTQEDPLEPLALSDPTPEESVILDGIHKGDIVSSGLPQTSKDGSVGRNTSDGVQSRRNKFDDLPPHSDDYKDESADHSKGGLFSRSPSKEKYVHPHGSDMKFEASQNPHSHRDSKFVAEAVRSDGFLRKKADEAGVVREVGAQGSAHPVTPWRSQSHGEHSHGQLHEWRGLPNESRSRTDMDWSRSQKDRDPERESSAAVSPYYRAEPIWRSTEGFHSETSRDPLIRRQPSGVLDREQEARKFLPQTSPEDLSLFYKDPQSQIQGPFSGSDLIGWFEAGFFGIDLEVRVAGAPPDTPFSSLGDVMPHLRAKARPPPGFAAPKQSDVSESLNVSKFSSMGMHHAAPSEIDILKTDPRSRQGSMTEADNRYLESLMSGNISSSSLDKFSEGLQGYIGNNSGGMPSMGVDSGRDLNYLLAQKMALERQRSIPSPHSYWPGRDSAPMVPNADIIPETPPHAKLLPSVDSPRQIPQNMDLMSLLQGVADKSPVVNNGVSSWSNFPVQGGIRQEKTDLHQNQHFPPLSPYGHQQQQRLQPQNLPSSTSMVGQNVDHPSGVATKENLLSFVLSQDPQMLSMLQDQYLLSQLQLHSQASVPQQLSVLDKLLLLKQQQQKQEQQQQLLRQQQLLSQVLSERQSHQHFGDPSYAHIQAAAVAAGSGPLDHLVLRPPHEFMMNSQAPIPNLQGGLTSSSSTRPPQISNDVGLSVSSGVSPLSNLPHHIFEGQIPRNGWDTAQPEHIGRIQNKDVLPAVAHGTPSQEATEKSLDDLHVLQKNGLVSNNYDAVVPDHISQDISKGRDSVSSLSSACPEGVEPSQVEPHTAREEKSVEVREVKKTSDKKSRKQKNSKAQQSADQAKGGVSAASSQQQPKLSEGGNLDSYAGDAAEAALHGESQGKAEDIKSGSAFPNEVETVEGWGGSESLQNAETHSVQRAWKPAPGFKPKSLLEIQQEEQWRTQKEIATSEPVSSSINSNFSSPWGVVVPNLEPNPTRDNYHDAGNEMFMPGKSSGSFPPQKNKKSQLHDLLAEEVLAKSYERVVEEPPLPVMTNQVDSSVDDSNFIEAKDTKKGRKKSAKGKGTGGKATPAVVVDVHVASSPVEKGKNTRQVKQEKEVLPAPPSGPSLGDFVLWKGEPAYPSPAPAWSTEPGKLSKPTSLRDIQKEQEKRGPSVQQHQVQVPTPQKVQAAKNTRGSGASWPIAETSPSKSTPSIHINSAANAQSKSMADDDLFWGPLDQSRQEVNQSDFPAVNTSNWGSKSSTVKGTQGGLASRQKSTGNKPVDYTLSSSPAAQSSLKERRDAKHSEAMDFRDWCENEAFRLIGSTDTSFLEFCLKQSTSEAETLLIENLGSYDPDHKFIDKFLNYKEMLSADVLEIAFQARSDRKSAGAFVGEVKSKNSISRNGDLGHTGTVGATSDGLTQGGSKKKGKKGKKVSAASLLAFNVKSNRIMMGEIQTIDD